A single genomic interval of Lynx canadensis isolate LIC74 chromosome A2, mLynCan4.pri.v2, whole genome shotgun sequence harbors:
- the LOC115508815 gene encoding myosin regulatory light polypeptide 9 translates to MSSKRAKTKTTKKRPQRATSNVFAMFDQSQIQEFKEAFNMIDQNRDGFIDKEDLHDMLASLGKNPTDEYLDAMMNEAPGPINFTMFLTMFGEKLNGTDPEDVIRNAFACFDEEATGTIQEDYLRELLTTMGDRFTDEEVDELYREAPIDKKGNFNYIEFTRILKHGAKDKDD, encoded by the coding sequence ATGTCGAGCAAAAGGGCGAAGACCAAGACCACCAAGAAGCGCCCGCAGCGCGCAACATCCAATGTGTTTGCCATGTTTGACCAGTCACAGATTCAGGAATTCAAAGAGGCCTTCAACATGATTGATCAGAACAGAGATGGTTTCATTGACAAGGAAGATTTGCATGATATGCTTGCTTCCCTGGGGAAAAATCCAACTGATGAGTATCTGGATGCCATGATGAATGAGGCTCCAGGGCCCATAAATTTCACCATGTTTCTCACGATGTTCGGTGAGAAGTTAAATGGCACAGATCCAGAAGATGTCATCAGAAATGCTTTTGCTTGCTTTGATGAAGAAGCAACTGGCACCATCCAGGAAGACTACCTGAGAGAGCTGCTGACAACAATGGGAGACCGGTTTACGGATGAAGAGGTGGACGAGCTGTACAGAGAAGCGCCTATCGACAAAAAGGGGAATTTCAATTACATCGAGTTCACGCGCATCCTTAAACATGGAGCAAAAGACAAAGATGATTGA